One window from the genome of Acinetobacter sp. ANC 7912 encodes:
- a CDS encoding acetate kinase yields the protein MSKSVLVINCGSSSIKFALLLEEQNFRIHGLAENLGTENARIKGVTVGDQPVDIHIPFADHKKALEVGLERLANYKPDAIGHRVVHGGSLTKAELITDEIIEKIREATPLAPLHNPAHLIGIEATQRLFPDLPQVAVFDTAFHQTMPAHAYRYALPKFLYTDFGVRRYGFHGTSHAYVSERGSELAGSFKQGGWLTAHLGNGSSTCAIWNGQSMDTSMGLTPLEGLVMGTRSGDVDPSLHSFLAANLGWDVYKIDRMLNKESGLLGLSDNLSNDMRTLIEASENGNEDATLAIEVFCYRLAKSLAALSCGLPRVDGLFFTGGIGENSAYIREKTMVYLPHFGFNLDKEANNALKRGTEGRIDNGTGPQIWVVPTDEEGRIAKETQHVVEQEVENTTVKKSEPEAALA from the coding sequence GTGTCTAAATCAGTATTAGTTATTAATTGTGGCTCTTCTTCGATCAAGTTTGCTTTATTACTTGAAGAACAGAACTTCCGTATTCACGGCTTAGCTGAAAACTTAGGCACTGAAAATGCCCGTATTAAAGGTGTGACTGTCGGCGACCAACCAGTCGATATTCATATTCCTTTTGCAGATCACAAAAAAGCGCTGGAAGTTGGTCTGGAACGTCTTGCGAACTACAAACCGGATGCGATTGGTCACCGTGTGGTACACGGCGGCAGCCTGACCAAAGCTGAACTAATTACTGACGAAATCATTGAAAAAATTCGTGAGGCAACGCCTCTTGCACCTTTACACAACCCGGCTCACCTGATCGGGATTGAAGCAACCCAGCGTCTGTTCCCGGATCTGCCACAGGTTGCGGTATTTGATACCGCGTTCCACCAAACCATGCCAGCACACGCTTACCGCTATGCCCTGCCAAAATTCCTGTATACAGACTTTGGCGTACGTCGTTACGGCTTCCATGGTACCAGCCATGCTTATGTTTCTGAACGTGGTTCTGAACTGGCAGGTAGCTTCAAGCAAGGCGGCTGGTTAACCGCACACTTGGGCAATGGTAGCTCGACCTGTGCGATCTGGAATGGCCAAAGTATGGATACCTCAATGGGTCTCACACCACTGGAAGGTCTGGTCATGGGTACCCGTAGTGGTGATGTTGATCCAAGCCTGCACAGCTTCCTGGCAGCTAACCTGGGCTGGGACGTTTATAAAATCGACCGTATGCTGAACAAAGAAAGTGGCCTGCTCGGTTTATCCGACAACTTGTCAAATGACATGCGTACCCTGATTGAAGCGTCTGAAAATGGCAATGAAGATGCAACGCTGGCGATTGAAGTATTCTGCTACCGCCTAGCAAAATCACTAGCTGCATTGAGCTGTGGCCTGCCACGTGTGGATGGCCTGTTCTTCACTGGTGGTATTGGTGAAAACTCAGCATATATTCGTGAAAAAACCATGGTTTACCTGCCACACTTCGGCTTTAATCTGGATAAAGAAGCCAACAATGCATTAAAGCGCGGTACTGAAGGCCGTATCGACAACGGCACAGGCCCACAAATCTGGGTCGTGCCTACCGATGAAGAAGGCCGTATTGCTAAAGAAACCCAGCACGTGGTTGAGCAGGAAGTGGAGAACACGACTGTAAAAAAGTCTGAACCTGAGGCTGCGCTTGCTTAA